CTGGCCAGGAAGCCGCCCACCAGCAGCGTGAGCACCGGCAAGGTCCACGACAGCAGCACGTGCACCAGATTGCGGATGCCGCGCACGATGGCCGGCTTGACGTCGGTCAGGTGCAGTGCGCAGGCGAAGGCGAACGCGGTGACGGGAATGGAGAACCAGGCCTTGCGCATGGCCTGGCTCAGGAAGTCGAGCCGGATCAGGTCGAACAGTGATGCGCCCAGTTGCAGCACGAGCCAGGTCGCGCCGACGAACAGGGCGCTGAAGGCGAGCTGCAGGCCGAAAGTCCAGGCCACGTCAAAGTACGTGGCATATGCTGCGATGCGCCGGCGCTCGCGCGCGCCGGCAAGTACCAGCGCATGGGCGATGAAGCAGCCGGTCGCCAGGCACACCGTCAAGGGGCCGGACGGGGTCGGGCGCAGCACGTCGACGCCGCCCAGCCGGCGCCAGATGTCATGCACCGCCAGCAGCGCGATCGCGCTGGCCGCGCTGGCGCCCCAGCCTGCCAGCGTCCGGCGCGGCAGATGCCCGAGGCCGGTGATCAGGATCACCGGCAGCAGCACGCCGAGCATCACCAGTGGCGCGAACAGCAGGGGAACCGTCGCGGGCCAAAGCGTATCCTGCAGCGCCGTGTAGAGCAGGTACAGCAGCACGCCCTGGGCCAGGCCGATGCCGATGCGGGCGGGGCCGAGCCGGTGCGGCGCCAAGCTAACTGCCCCGGTAGGTCGAGTACGACCAGGGCGTCATCACCAGCGGCACGTGGTAATTCTGGTCCGTGGCCGCGATGCCGAAGCCCAGCGTGATGCGGTCCAGAAAGCGCGGGGTGGACAAGGCCACGCCGCGCGCCGCGTAATAGTCCCCGGCATGAAACACCAGCTCGTACTGGCCGGGCTGCATCGTTGCTGCCTCGAGTAGTGGCGTGGTGCAGCGGCCATCGTCGTTCGTCACATCGGCCTTGAGCAGCGTGCGGCCTGCCGCGTCGATTGCGTACAGTTCGACGGTGATGCCGGCGCCGGGGCAGCCGTGCGCGGTGTCGAGTACGTGGGTGGTGAGTTTGCCCATGCGTGTCCTCCCTTTCTAGTGATAGCTCATCATAACGCGCACGAAGTCGGTGACGAAACCTGTAGTTCCACCAAGGCGCGCCGGCCGCCTGCACAGCGCAGCAATACCGCGTGCCGGCATGAATGCTGGAGTTGATGCCTGGCAAGCCGGTGTATCATGAGGAATGACAGGTAAATGGCACGTATTAATCGTAGACGACGAGCTGGATTTGCTCGAGAGCGTCGCATGGCTGCTCGAAACTGAAGGCTTCCGGGTGTCAACGCACGACGACCCGCGGCAAGCCGTGGCCGCCATCTGTGACGGGTTGAGCCCGGATCTGGTCATGCTCGACTATCGCATGCCGTGGTTGAACGGCTCGCAGACACTCAGGCAGATGCGGGACTGCGGGTTGACGGCGCCTGCAGTACTGGTGTCGGCCATGGCGAGCCTGGCCGCTGAATCGGCCGCTGCCGGCTTTAATGAGGCGTTGTCCAAGCCATTCGAGTTCGACCAGATGGTCCGCCTGATGCGAAGCCTGCTGCCAGGCGGGCGCGCGCCAAGTGCAGGAATGGCCTGATGCATTTTCTGTCCAACGTCAGGCATCCCGATGTCGAGCAGGTGCGCGCCGTGTGGGAACGCTACGTGCAGCACCAGGAGCTGGCGCCGGACACGCTGCGGCCGTACGTGCTCAGGGCGTGGAACCGCGCACGCGCCAGTGGGTGCAATCCGCGCCTCGGCCGCGCCGATCTGCTGGGGGAACACGACACACAGCAGCTGCTCGCAGAGCGTCACGAGCTCATCACGGCGACAGCGCCTTTTCTCGGGGCCTTGTCCAGAGCGGCAGGTGAGAACCGGCACGCGGCGATGCTGGCGGACACCGACGGCCGGCTGCTGTGCCTGGCCGGCGACGCTGAAACCATGGCCGATGAAAACTTCCCGCGGCCGGGCTCCCTGCTCGATGAGGCGCATGCCGGCGCCAACGGCATTGGCACCGCCATCGCCGAGAACGGCTATGTGGAACTGGTCGGCCCCGAGCATTTCATCGAGGGCTTTCATGCCTTCACGTGCCAGGGTGTACCGATCACCGGACCGCAAGGGCCGATGGGCGTGCTGAGCATGTCGGTGCGGACGCTGGCCACGGCCGACCGTGTGCGTGACATCCTGTTCTGCGCCACCGAAGCGGTGGAATGCGAGTTGCTGGCCAAGTGGCTCTCCGGCATCAGCGGCCACGAGATGGCGCACACGCTGGAACGCCTGCGGCAAGACATGCTGCAACGCCTGACGAGCGCCCGCCTGCGCATGGAGGTTGCGGCGCGCCGGATCGCCGCTGGCGCCGACGTCACCGCCATGGTGCAGACCTCCAAGACGATGAGCGCGCAGTTCGCCCGCCAGGCGCGCACCTGGCGTGTGCTGGCGCTCGAGCGCACTGGCCCGGCCCAGCCCGAGCCTTTGGCGCTTGCGGACATCGTGCAGGACCTTCTGGATCTGCTGGCCACCGAAGCGCGGGTGGTCGGCGTGCAGTTCGAGTGGGGCGCCGCCGACCGTGTGAGGGTGCTGGACGATCACCAGGCGCTGACGCGCCGCCTGCTCGGTGGCTTCCTGTCGGGCCTGCAGAAGGCGGCACCTGGCTCGACGCTGGTCGTCGATGTCGGGGCGGTTGCGGGGCTCGGGCGCACTGCGCTCAAGGAACGCTTCATCGACGGCCGGGTGCGCCCGGGACCGGTGGTTGAATCGTTGCAAGTGACATAGAGAACGACAGACCGGGCATCCACACTGGACTGCTGCACGCATGGCATGGCACGATGTGAGTGGACCAACTCCCTCTGGAATGCGCATGCCAACCTTCTACCCGCGCGACCTGGCCGGCTACGGCCGCACGCCGCCTCATCCGCAGTGGCCGGGCAGGGCGCGTATCGCGCTGCAGTTCGTGCTCAACTACGAAGAAGGCGCCGAGAACAATGTGCTGCATGGCGATGCGGCGTCCGAAACGTTTCTTTCCGAGATCGTCGGCGCCAGCGCCTTCCCCGCGCGACACATGAGCATGGAGTCGCTCTACGAATACGGCTCGCGCGCTGGCCTGTGGCGCCTGCTGCGCCTGTTCGAGGACCGCAAGCTGCCGCTGACCGTGTTCGGCGTGGCGCAGGCGCTGGCGCGCCATCCCGACGCGGTGGCTGCGTTCCAGGAACTGGGCCATGAAATTGCCTGCCACGGGCTGCGCTGGATCTCGTACCAGAACGTCGACGAAGCCACCGAGCGTGCGCATCTGCGCGAAGCGGTGGCGATTTTCCGCGACCTGACGGGGGCGCCGCCGCAGGGCTGGTACACGGGGCGCGATTCGCCCAACACGCGCCGCCTCGTGGTCGAGCATGGCGGCTTTGCCTACGACGCCGACCATTACGGCGACGACCTGCCGTTCTGGCAGCAGGTCGAGGCGGCGGGGCCGGATGGAGCGATGCGCCGCACGCCGCACCTGGTGGTGCCGTACACGCTCGACACCAACGACATGCGCTTTGCCTCGGCTGGCGGCTTCAATTCAGGGACGCAGTTCTTTGATTACCTGAAGGACGCGTTCGACGTGCTGTACGCCGAGGGCGATCCGGATGGCCTGAATCAGCCCAAGATGCTGTCGGTCGGCCTGCATTGCCGCCTGGCGGGCCGCCCGGGCCGCACGGCGGCGCTGGCGCGCTTTCTCGATTACGTGGGCCGGCACGACAAGGTCTGGGTCACGCGACGCATCGATATCGCCAATCATTGGAAAATGGTGCATCCTTGCCCCGTGTGATGGCGTTGCATTATATGTTTCATGATATGAGCAATATCATCCATTGATTATGGGTTGGTGGGCCGTGGATGGTAGCCTTCCGCCTTTGGCGTTCAGCAATCCACTCACCAAAGACAGGCATGTCAGAACCGATCCGATTCCTCTACCAGGGCCAGGTGCGCGAACTGCGCGACGTGAAGCCCACGCAAACCATCCTGCAGCATCTGCGGGAGGACTTGCGCTGCACCGGCACCAAGGAAGGTTGCGCCGAAGGTGATTGCGGCGCCTGCACCGTTGTGATCGGCTCGCTGGAAGATGGCGAACTGGCGCTGCGCGCCGTGAACGCCTGCATCCAGTTCACGCCGACGCTCGATGGCAAGGCGCTGTTCACGGTCGAAGACCTGGCGCAGCCCGATGGCGCTCCCCATCCCGTGCAGCAGGCGCTGGTCGAATGTCACGGTTCGCAGTGCGGCTTTTGTACGCCAGGATTCGCGATGTCGCTGTTCGGCATGTACCTGAAGCAGGAAGGGCGCCCGCCATCGCGCTGCCAGATCAACGATGCGCTGTCCGGTAACCTGTGCCGCTGCACCGGCTACCGCCCGATCATCGACGCCGCGCGCCGCATGGTCGAACTGCCGCCCGTCGCCTTCGACCGCGCTGCACTGGCCGAGCGCCTGCGCGCGCTGCAGCGCAGTCACGGCTTCACCTACGCCGCGCATGGCCAGCACTTCCATGTGCCGCGCACCGTGGCCGAACTGGCGGCGCTGCGCGCTGACCATCCGGCCGCCGTGCTGCTGGCCGGTTCGACCGACGTCGGGCTGTGGGTGACCAAGCACCTGCGCGAACTGGGCGACGTGATCTATCTTGGCCAGGTCGCCGAGCTCAAAACGATGCGCGAGCTTGACGGCATGCTGGAGATCGGCGCCGGCGTCTCGCTGCAGGACGCCTACGAGGCACTGGCTGCGCGCTACCCAGCTGAATTGACGGAACTCTGGCAGCGTTTTGCGTCGCTGCCGATCCGCCACGCCGGCACGCTGGGCGGCAACGTGGCCAACGGCTCGCCGATCGGCGACTCGATGCCGTGGATGATCGCGCTGGGCAGCCAGGTGGTTCTGGCCAGCAGCGCCGGGACGCGCGTGCTGGCGCTGGACGACTTTTACCTGGGCTACCAGAAGAAGGACTTGCAGCCCGGCGAATTCGTCCAGGCCGTGCGCGTGCCGCTGCCGCAATCGCGGCCGGGCCTGCGCTTTCGCACCTACAAGCTGGCCAAGCGCTTCGACCAGGACATCTCGGCCGTGTGCGCCGCGTTTGCCATCGTGCTCGACGGCGAGACGATCGTCGACGCCCGCATCGCGTTTGGCGGCATGGCCGCAACGCCACAGCGCGCCGCGCAGGCCGAAGCCGCGCTGCTGGGCCAGCCGTGGAGCGAAGACGTCTTGAGCGCTGCGATGGCGGCGCTGGGCCGCGACTATGCGCCGCTCACTGACGCGAGGGCTTCCAGCAGCTACCGGATGCGCACCGCGCAGAACCTGCTGCGCCGCTTCTGGCTCGAGACGCGCCTGCACGACCCGCTGCCCGCGCAGGCAGTCAATGCCTTTGCCGGCGCCTGAGGAGACGACCATGAACGACGGCGGCATCAAGAACCTGGACGTCTGGGCCGAAGTGGGCCGCGCGCGCAAGCACGAGTCGAGCGAACTGCACGTGCGCGGGGGCGCGACCTTCACCGACGATATCGCCGAGCTGGCCGGCACGCTGCATGCGGCGCTGGGCCTGTCGTCGCACGCGCATGCGCACATCACCGCCATCGACCTGGCGCCGGTGCGGGCCAGCGCCGGCGTGGTTACCGTGCTGACCGTGGCCGACATCCCGGGCCTGAACGATTGCGGTCCGATCATCCACGACGACCCGATCCTGGCCGATGGCCTGGTGCAGTACGTGGGCCAGCCGATCTTCATCGTCGTCGCCGACAGCCACGACAACGCACGCCGTGCGGCGCGCCTGGCGCAGGTGACGTACGAGGACCTGCCGGCGATCCTGACGCCGCAGGCAGCGCGCGCTGCGCAATCGTATGTGCTCCCGCCGATGCGCCTGACACGCGGCGATGCAGAAGCAGCGTTCGCGCGCGCGCCGCACACCGTCAAGGGTCAGCTGTACGTGGGCGGGCAGGAGCAGTTCTACCTCGAAGGCCAGATCGCGTATGCGATTCCCGGCGAAGACCGCGGCATGCACGTGTATTCGTCGACCCAGCACCCGAGCGAGATGCAGCACGTGATCGCCCATGCGCTCGGCCTGCACTCGCACCACGTGACGGTCGAGTGCCGCCGCATGGGCGGGGGCTTCGGCGGCAAGGAATCGCAGTCGGCACTGTGGGCCGCCGCGGCCGCCATCGCCGCAGTGCGTACGGGCCGCCCTGTCAAGCTGCGCGCCGACCGCGACGACGACATGCTCGTCACCGGCAAGCGCCACTGCTTCCATTACGAGTACGAAGTCGGCTACGACGACGCGGGCCGCATCCTGGCCGCGCGGGTCGACATGGTCACGCGCGCCGGCTACTCGGCCGATTTGTCGGGCCCCGTGGCCACGCGCGCCGTCTGCCACTTCGACAATGCGTATTACCTGTCCGACGTCGACATCCGCGCTGCCTGCGGCAAGACCAACACGCAATCGAACACCGCGTTTCGGGGTTTTGGTGGTCCGCAGGGCGCCATTGCCATCGAATACGTGCTGGATGAGATCGCGCGCAACCTGGGCCGCGATGCGCTCGATATCCGGCGCCTGAATTTCTACGGCGCGCAGGATCGCAACGTCACGCCCTACGGCCAGACCATCGTCGACAACGTCATCCCCGAACTGGTGGCCGAGCTGGAAGCGGGCAGCGACTACCGCGCACGCCGCGCGGCCGTGGACGACTACAACCGCACCAGCCCCGTACTCAGGAAGGGGCTGGCGCTCACGCCGCTCAAGTTTGGTATCGCGTTCAACGTCACGCACCTGAACCAGGCCGGCGCGCTGGTGCATGTTTATGTGGACGGCTCCATCCTCGTCAACCATGGCGGCACCGAGATGGGGCAGGGCATCAACACCAAGGTGATGCAGGTCGTGGCGCACGAACTGGGCGTCGAACTGGGGCGCGTGCGCGCTACCGCCACCAACACCAGCAAGGTCTCGAACACGTCGGCCACCGCCGCCTCGACCGGCGCGGACCTGAACGGCAAGGCGGCGCAGGATGCCGCCGGCAAGATCCGCGCGCGCCTCGCGCAATTCGCCGCGCAGCAGTATGGGGGCGCGGCCAGCGACGTGCGCTTCGCGGCCGGCACCGTGTTCGTCGCCGGCTTGGCGCTGCCGTTCGGGGAACTCGTCGCCAAAGCCTACCTGGCGCGCGTGCAGCTGTGGTCCGATGGCTTCTATGCCACACCCGGCCTGCACTGGGACCCGAAGACGATGACGGGTCGCCCGTTTTCGTACTTCGCGTACGGCGCGGCGGTGTCCGAAGTGGTGGTCGACACGCTCACCGGCGAATGGAAGCTGCTGCGCGTCGACGCGCTGTACGATGCTGGCCGCTCGCTGAATCCGGCGATCGACATCGGCCAGGTCGAAGGCGCGTTCATCCAGGGCATGGGGTGGCTGACGACCGAAGAACTGTGGTGGAACCCGGCCGGCAAGCTGATGACGCATGCGCCGTCGACCTATAAAATTCCTGCGGTCTCGGACTGCCCGGAGGATTTCCGCATTGCGCTGTTCGACAACGCCAACGTCGAAGACAGCATCCACCGCTCCAAGGCCGTGGGCGAGCCGCCGCTGCTGTTGCCGTTCTCGGTGTTCTTTGCGCTGCGCGACGCCATCTCGAGCGTGGGCGGGCACCGGGTCAATCCACCACTGAACGCCCCCGCGACGAGCGAAGCCATTCTGGATGCGATCGCGTTCGTCGAAGGCGCCGCCGGGGCGCGCGCTTGACGATGGACTGGTTGCGCGCTCAAGGCGATGTGCCGTCCGTGCTGGTCACGGTGGCCGCCGTGAAGGGCTCGGCGCCGCGTGAGCCGGGCGCGAAGATGCTGGTGCGCACACACGATTTTGACGACACCATCGGCG
The sequence above is a segment of the Oxalobacteraceae sp. CFBP 8761 genome. Coding sequences within it:
- the uraH gene encoding hydroxyisourate hydrolase — protein: MGKLTTHVLDTAHGCPGAGITVELYAIDAAGRTLLKADVTNDDGRCTTPLLEAATMQPGQYELVFHAGDYYAARGVALSTPRFLDRITLGFGIAATDQNYHVPLVMTPWSYSTYRGS
- a CDS encoding response regulator transcription factor, whose translation is MLESVAWLLETEGFRVSTHDDPRQAVAAICDGLSPDLVMLDYRMPWLNGSQTLRQMRDCGLTAPAVLVSAMASLAAESAAAGFNEALSKPFEFDQMVRLMRSLLPGGRAPSAGMA
- a CDS encoding sigma-54-dependent Fis family transcriptional regulator, with product MHFLSNVRHPDVEQVRAVWERYVQHQELAPDTLRPYVLRAWNRARASGCNPRLGRADLLGEHDTQQLLAERHELITATAPFLGALSRAAGENRHAAMLADTDGRLLCLAGDAETMADENFPRPGSLLDEAHAGANGIGTAIAENGYVELVGPEHFIEGFHAFTCQGVPITGPQGPMGVLSMSVRTLATADRVRDILFCATEAVECELLAKWLSGISGHEMAHTLERLRQDMLQRLTSARLRMEVAARRIAAGADVTAMVQTSKTMSAQFARQARTWRVLALERTGPAQPEPLALADIVQDLLDLLATEARVVGVQFEWGAADRVRVLDDHQALTRRLLGGFLSGLQKAAPGSTLVVDVGAVAGLGRTALKERFIDGRVRPGPVVESLQVT
- the puuE gene encoding allantoinase PuuE; this encodes MPTFYPRDLAGYGRTPPHPQWPGRARIALQFVLNYEEGAENNVLHGDAASETFLSEIVGASAFPARHMSMESLYEYGSRAGLWRLLRLFEDRKLPLTVFGVAQALARHPDAVAAFQELGHEIACHGLRWISYQNVDEATERAHLREAVAIFRDLTGAPPQGWYTGRDSPNTRRLVVEHGGFAYDADHYGDDLPFWQQVEAAGPDGAMRRTPHLVVPYTLDTNDMRFASAGGFNSGTQFFDYLKDAFDVLYAEGDPDGLNQPKMLSVGLHCRLAGRPGRTAALARFLDYVGRHDKVWVTRRIDIANHWKMVHPCPV
- the xdhA gene encoding xanthine dehydrogenase small subunit — its product is MSEPIRFLYQGQVRELRDVKPTQTILQHLREDLRCTGTKEGCAEGDCGACTVVIGSLEDGELALRAVNACIQFTPTLDGKALFTVEDLAQPDGAPHPVQQALVECHGSQCGFCTPGFAMSLFGMYLKQEGRPPSRCQINDALSGNLCRCTGYRPIIDAARRMVELPPVAFDRAALAERLRALQRSHGFTYAAHGQHFHVPRTVAELAALRADHPAAVLLAGSTDVGLWVTKHLRELGDVIYLGQVAELKTMRELDGMLEIGAGVSLQDAYEALAARYPAELTELWQRFASLPIRHAGTLGGNVANGSPIGDSMPWMIALGSQVVLASSAGTRVLALDDFYLGYQKKDLQPGEFVQAVRVPLPQSRPGLRFRTYKLAKRFDQDISAVCAAFAIVLDGETIVDARIAFGGMAATPQRAAQAEAALLGQPWSEDVLSAAMAALGRDYAPLTDARASSSYRMRTAQNLLRRFWLETRLHDPLPAQAVNAFAGA
- the xdhB gene encoding xanthine dehydrogenase molybdopterin binding subunit — its product is MNDGGIKNLDVWAEVGRARKHESSELHVRGGATFTDDIAELAGTLHAALGLSSHAHAHITAIDLAPVRASAGVVTVLTVADIPGLNDCGPIIHDDPILADGLVQYVGQPIFIVVADSHDNARRAARLAQVTYEDLPAILTPQAARAAQSYVLPPMRLTRGDAEAAFARAPHTVKGQLYVGGQEQFYLEGQIAYAIPGEDRGMHVYSSTQHPSEMQHVIAHALGLHSHHVTVECRRMGGGFGGKESQSALWAAAAAIAAVRTGRPVKLRADRDDDMLVTGKRHCFHYEYEVGYDDAGRILAARVDMVTRAGYSADLSGPVATRAVCHFDNAYYLSDVDIRAACGKTNTQSNTAFRGFGGPQGAIAIEYVLDEIARNLGRDALDIRRLNFYGAQDRNVTPYGQTIVDNVIPELVAELEAGSDYRARRAAVDDYNRTSPVLRKGLALTPLKFGIAFNVTHLNQAGALVHVYVDGSILVNHGGTEMGQGINTKVMQVVAHELGVELGRVRATATNTSKVSNTSATAASTGADLNGKAAQDAAGKIRARLAQFAAQQYGGAASDVRFAAGTVFVAGLALPFGELVAKAYLARVQLWSDGFYATPGLHWDPKTMTGRPFSYFAYGAAVSEVVVDTLTGEWKLLRVDALYDAGRSLNPAIDIGQVEGAFIQGMGWLTTEELWWNPAGKLMTHAPSTYKIPAVSDCPEDFRIALFDNANVEDSIHRSKAVGEPPLLLPFSVFFALRDAISSVGGHRVNPPLNAPATSEAILDAIAFVEGAAGARA